A region from the Wolbachia endosymbiont of Folsomia candida genome encodes:
- a CDS encoding IS5 family transposase gives MPVKMKVSNQSEYNKFLQERGNIFHYINDAIENWHESRPKVAGGNNIYSDKVVILVHIITYLFRIGLRQTVGFIAGYLEQIGKSLQVISYSQASRRFKKLNIKINDNRVDKNNMENIEIAIDSTGIGIYNTTAGHNKKNNEVRQYRGREQARKMHVMLDISSKKVMDLKYTELYYPDHWAASKLIKNDYGKIETLYADGAYDRAMIYQQCYKLKIKTKIPPQNNAVEHQNLDYMAQRNTAVRLIRSFDGYTIERIKQWKKEVGYGKRSYIEAFFSRLKQIFGFSFKNKSEVNREKELLLKCYLLNKFTDIGMATFQVAS, from the coding sequence ATGCCAGTCAAAATGAAAGTCAGTAACCAAAGTGAATATAACAAATTTCTTCAAGAAAGGGGAAATATTTTTCATTATATCAACGACGCCATTGAAAACTGGCACGAAAGTAGACCAAAAGTAGCAGGTGGAAACAACATTTACAGCGATAAAGTTGTGATTTTAGTTCACATAATAACCTATCTTTTCAGAATTGGCTTGAGACAAACAGTGGGATTTATAGCAGGATACCTCGAACAAATAGGAAAAAGCCTACAAGTCATCAGCTATTCACAGGCCTCAAGAAGATTTAAAAAACTGAATATTAAGATTAATGACAACAGGGTTGATAAAAATAATATGGAAAATATTGAAATTGCTATAGATAGCACTGGTATTGGCATCTATAACACTACTGCTGGCCATAACAAAAAAAATAATGAAGTGAGACAATACAGAGGGAGAGAACAAGCAAGAAAAATGCATGTAATGTTAGATATAAGCAGCAAAAAAGTTATGGATTTAAAATACACTGAACTATATTATCCTGACCACTGGGCAGCTAGTAAGCTGATAAAAAATGATTATGGTAAAATAGAAACGTTATATGCAGACGGTGCATATGACAGAGCCATGATTTATCAGCAATGCTACAAACTTAAAATAAAAACGAAAATACCACCACAAAATAATGCAGTAGAGCATCAGAATTTGGATTATATGGCCCAAAGAAATACTGCAGTTAGGTTAATAAGATCGTTTGATGGATATACAATAGAGAGAATAAAGCAGTGGAAAAAGGAGGTAGGGTACGGAAAAAGATCCTACATAGAAGCATTCTTTTCGCGATTAAAGCAAATATTTGGGTTTAGTTTTAAGAATAAATCTGAGGTTAATCGTGAGAAGGAACTGCTACTCAAGTGCTATTTGCTGAATAAATTTACCGATATAGGTATGGCTACATTTCAGGTAGCCTCATGA
- the pgsA gene encoding CDP-diacylglycerol--glycerol-3-phosphate 3-phosphatidyltransferase has protein sequence MLKKNLPNLLTISRVLAIPAIILSFYIENKYANLITISIFIFACITDFFDGYLARVWKVQSKFGRLFDPIADKLVVVSTIIMLVYKQKINDFTILPSIIIVCREILVSGLREFLIATNVSLPVSKAGKIKTFLQMAAVVALIIDNYEVAQHIGEMCLWIAAVITMWSGYNYVVAGIKQID, from the coding sequence ATGCTTAAGAAAAACTTACCTAACTTGCTTACAATCTCACGTGTACTTGCGATACCAGCAATAATATTAAGTTTTTATATAGAAAATAAATATGCGAATTTAATAACAATATCAATCTTTATATTTGCATGCATTACAGACTTTTTTGATGGCTATTTAGCACGTGTATGGAAAGTGCAATCAAAGTTCGGTAGACTATTTGACCCGATTGCTGATAAATTAGTAGTAGTCTCAACAATAATTATGTTGGTTTACAAACAAAAAATAAATGATTTTACAATATTACCGTCAATTATCATTGTTTGTAGGGAGATATTGGTCTCAGGTTTACGGGAATTCCTTATAGCTACAAATGTTAGCTTGCCTGTTAGCAAAGCTGGGAAAATAAAAACATTTCTACAAATGGCTGCTGTAGTAGCATTAATAATTGATAATTACGAAGTAGCTCAACATATAGGTGAGATGTGTCTGTGGATTGCAGCAGTTATCACTATGTGGTCCGGTTATAACTATGTTGTGGCTGGCATAAAACAAATCGATTGA
- a CDS encoding malic enzyme-like NAD(P)-binding protein encodes MSDDLDSTTKQEALKYHNRGNKPGKISVLPTKPLSTQYDLSLAYSPGVAAPCLEIAKNPEAVYDYTAKSNCVVVISNGTAVLGLGNIGPLASKPVMEGKAVLFKRFADIDAIDIEVDTENIEDFINAVRYLGPSWGGINLEDIKSPDCFIIEKRLNELMDIPVFHDDQHGTAVVVAAGMINALDIINKKIEDVKIIMNGAGAAGIACLEILKSMGAKNIVLCDKQGVIYTGRKEDMNEWKEKYVVDTSERSLLDTIKGADVFIGLSAKDVLNEEMLKSMSKDPIIFALANPDPEVRPEFAKSVRPDAIVATGRSDYNNQVNNVMGFPYIFRGALDVRATTINAEMKIAAANAIAKLAREPVPDEISAAYGGRKMSYGREYIIPTPFDPRLISIVSPSVAKAAVDSGVAKKTIQDWNEYENQLKSRLSRVLDVLNLLASLHG; translated from the coding sequence ATGAGTGATGATTTAGACAGCACTACGAAACAAGAGGCACTTAAATACCACAATAGAGGCAATAAGCCTGGTAAGATTTCTGTGCTCCCAACAAAGCCTTTATCTACACAGTATGATCTGTCACTTGCTTACTCTCCTGGAGTTGCAGCTCCATGCCTTGAAATAGCTAAAAATCCTGAAGCAGTTTATGATTATACGGCAAAAAGCAACTGTGTTGTAGTCATTTCAAATGGCACTGCAGTGCTTGGGCTTGGTAATATTGGCCCTCTTGCTTCAAAGCCTGTAATGGAAGGTAAAGCTGTTTTATTTAAGCGTTTTGCTGATATTGACGCTATTGATATAGAGGTAGATACAGAAAATATAGAAGATTTCATAAATGCTGTAAGATACCTTGGGCCAAGTTGGGGAGGAATAAATCTTGAAGATATAAAATCTCCAGATTGTTTTATAATAGAGAAACGTCTAAATGAATTGATGGATATTCCAGTCTTCCATGATGATCAGCATGGAACTGCAGTAGTAGTTGCAGCTGGTATGATAAATGCCCTTGATATAATAAATAAAAAAATAGAAGATGTTAAAATTATTATGAACGGTGCTGGCGCAGCTGGCATAGCTTGCCTTGAAATACTCAAATCTATGGGTGCTAAAAATATAGTGCTTTGTGACAAGCAAGGAGTAATCTATACAGGCAGAAAAGAGGACATGAATGAATGGAAAGAAAAATATGTAGTTGATACTTCTGAACGCTCTTTGCTTGATACAATAAAAGGTGCTGATGTATTTATTGGGTTATCTGCAAAAGATGTATTAAATGAAGAGATGTTAAAAAGCATGAGTAAGGACCCAATTATTTTTGCCCTTGCTAACCCTGATCCAGAGGTAAGACCTGAGTTTGCCAAGTCTGTGCGACCTGATGCAATAGTAGCAACTGGTAGATCAGATTATAATAATCAAGTTAATAATGTAATGGGATTTCCATATATATTTAGAGGAGCGCTTGATGTACGCGCAACAACAATCAATGCTGAAATGAAAATTGCAGCTGCAAACGCAATAGCGAAACTTGCACGTGAGCCAGTGCCAGATGAGATATCTGCAGCCTATGGTGGTCGTAAAATGAGTTATGGCCGTGAGTATATAATACCGACTCCATTTGACCCCAGATTAATTTCTATAGTATCTCCTTCTGTCGCAAAAGCTGCAGTTGACTCTGGTGTTGCAAAAAAAACAATACAAGATTGGAATGAATATGAAAATCAGTTAAAATCTCGCCTTTCTCGTGTTCTTGATGTACTGAATTTACTAGCTTCACTACATGGCTGA
- a CDS encoding ATP-dependent helicase — protein MNDYLALLNPEQQSAVTNIDGPVLILAGAGTGKTRTITSRIAHIIKNNYAFSDEILAVTFTNKAANEMVSRVLELTNTNIPWLGTFHAIAAKILRQHAEVVGLNSNFTIIGVDDQLQVIKNIVNEISPDKLSEKNSAIMNIIQKWKEKCWMPSEVEDVQSFRSVYVTALKVYHQYQERLQFLNSVDFGDLLLYNIQLFNKNTEILSYYQNKFKYIMVDEYQDTNAIQYLWLKYLAKEHSNICCVGDDDQSIYSWRGAEIENILRFSDDFKNAKTFKLECNYRSTSHILATASYIINHNKTRLEKALWTANVEGEKVNLIKLWDGKAEARFISEQILKLNQFRFSDIAVLVRATFQTRVLEEYFMKYSIPYKIISGVKFYERQEIRDLIAYLRLITNNNDDLAFERIVNRPKRSIGATTLRKIYIAAQDNKISFFEAAKILVANNQLTERIKFSLNDFLNKIEDWREIVNTKTLSEFIGTIANQSGYIEMLESEGVTGLARIENVKELISSLKNFDDATAFLEHISLVMEVDNMNSDDTVYVMTLHAAKGLEFPCVFLPGWEEGLFPHQRSFEDKTGKALEEERRLAYVGITRAKKKLIISCADRREINNQWQPMRTSRFIKELPRNNVDVIKSDIAYC, from the coding sequence ATGAATGATTATCTTGCGCTACTGAATCCTGAGCAGCAATCAGCTGTAACTAATATAGATGGACCAGTTTTAATATTGGCTGGTGCAGGGACAGGAAAAACAAGGACGATCACTTCAAGAATCGCGCATATAATTAAAAATAACTATGCCTTCTCTGACGAAATATTAGCAGTAACATTTACAAACAAAGCAGCAAATGAAATGGTGTCCAGGGTCTTGGAGCTAACAAACACGAATATACCATGGCTTGGCACTTTTCATGCAATTGCAGCAAAGATTTTGCGCCAGCATGCAGAAGTTGTGGGATTAAACTCCAATTTCACAATTATTGGTGTGGATGATCAATTACAGGTGATAAAAAATATCGTTAATGAAATAAGCCCTGATAAGTTATCAGAGAAAAACAGCGCCATTATGAATATAATTCAGAAATGGAAAGAGAAATGCTGGATGCCATCTGAGGTCGAAGATGTGCAGTCGTTTAGATCAGTATATGTAACCGCATTAAAGGTTTATCATCAGTATCAAGAGAGACTACAATTTTTAAACTCTGTCGACTTCGGTGACTTGCTCCTATATAATATACAGCTCTTCAATAAAAATACTGAGATTCTATCTTATTACCAAAATAAGTTTAAATATATCATGGTAGATGAATACCAAGACACAAATGCAATACAATATCTTTGGCTGAAATACTTAGCAAAAGAGCATTCGAATATTTGTTGTGTTGGAGATGATGACCAATCAATATATAGCTGGCGTGGCGCAGAAATTGAAAATATTTTAAGATTTTCTGATGATTTTAAAAACGCAAAAACCTTCAAGTTAGAATGCAATTACAGGTCAACATCTCACATACTTGCAACTGCATCATATATTATTAATCATAATAAAACTCGCTTAGAAAAGGCACTGTGGACAGCAAACGTTGAAGGAGAAAAGGTAAATCTCATAAAGTTATGGGATGGAAAAGCTGAAGCAAGATTCATAAGTGAACAGATATTAAAGCTTAATCAATTCAGATTTAGTGACATCGCAGTGCTAGTCAGAGCTACTTTTCAAACTAGAGTTTTGGAAGAGTATTTTATGAAATATTCAATTCCTTATAAGATTATAAGCGGTGTAAAATTCTATGAACGTCAGGAAATTAGGGATTTAATCGCATATCTAAGACTTATTACAAATAATAATGACGACCTTGCTTTTGAAAGAATTGTAAATCGGCCAAAAAGAAGCATCGGAGCCACAACTCTAAGAAAGATATATATAGCTGCTCAGGATAACAAAATTTCTTTTTTTGAAGCAGCAAAAATTCTAGTTGCAAATAATCAATTAACAGAAAGAATTAAATTCTCACTAAACGATTTTTTAAATAAAATTGAAGATTGGAGGGAAATAGTAAACACAAAAACACTTTCTGAATTTATTGGAACAATAGCAAATCAATCAGGATATATTGAAATGCTTGAAAGTGAAGGAGTAACGGGCTTAGCTCGAATAGAGAATGTAAAAGAGCTTATCTCATCCTTAAAAAACTTTGATGACGCGACAGCATTTTTAGAGCATATAAGTCTAGTGATGGAAGTGGACAACATGAATAGTGATGACACTGTATACGTTATGACTCTTCATGCAGCAAAAGGGCTTGAATTTCCATGTGTATTTCTACCTGGTTGGGAAGAAGGGTTATTTCCACATCAAAGATCTTTTGAGGACAAAACTGGCAAAGCTTTAGAAGAAGAAAGAAGGCTTGCGTATGTTGGCATAACCAGGGCAAAGAAAAAATTAATCATTTCATGTGCAGATAGAAGGGAAATTAACAATCAGTGGCAACCGATGCGCACTTCTCGATTCATAAAAGAATTACCAAGGAATAATGTTGATGTAATTAAAAGCGACATCGCTTATTGTTAA